TAGAGTTTAAATATAATgcttcctggtctctctctcctcccctgcccCTCCACTCTTTTCCGtccacctctcttctcttccccatttttctccgctcaccccaacaagtcgaggcagatggccgcccactttgagtctggttctgtggGAAGTTTCTTCCAGTTCAAAGGAAGTTTTCCTCTCCACAATCACCATGTGTTTGTtaattgtgggaactgttgagtttctctataattttgtcGGGTCTTGGCCTTACTATATAAAATGCCTTGAGATAACGTAGCCTATGTTCTGATTTGGcgatatacaaataaaattgagttGAATGTTACAAAAGCAAACAGGAGGTGGCTAAGAGTTCAATGGGATGTGTATACAAAGCATGTTGTGATTcatatatatgaaaaataaattcttgaGATGCAGGTTGTTTGTCAAGGGGGAACGTTATTGAACACTTCAGTGTGTACTAACTTTACTGAGTCAGTCTGTGTGTCAGAGTTtggtgagtgagagagtgtgccGGAGGCTGAGGGTGTGTCAGGCATGGGGGAGGGGCAGGAGCAATACGCCAGGGCTGTACAGGTTTTTTTCTCAAGTGCTTATGAAAGAAGGAAGGCAGTAGCATCCGCAGCTGACGTACTGCTGGACGTGACAACAGGAAGTACAGCGGTGGGTTCCAGCACGGTGCCAGACACACAAGCAAAATGGCCGCCAGGGACGCCACCTCCCACAACAAGGAAACTCTCATCTCCTCATTCGGCCCATGTGATGGAGACAAATTTGAAGGAACCGTAGGAGAGGCCGCAGAGCTAACGTAAGAATACATAACATTGACAAATTCAATCGCGTAATATGGCAACCAACTAATGGCAAAAACCAGTGTTGAACCAATCAGCAGAGCTGTAGCCTTCTTGTTGCGGCGGTCTGCGGCAAGGGTCCCCCGGCAGCCGTGGAGGTGAGAGATGATGAGGCCGCAGTTGATGGCGATACAGAGGAGGGGGGCCACATAATAAACCAGGAAGGCAGGAACCAGGAATAACAGCCACTCGTCTTGACCGGCTAACCACGTGCAACCGCCATTAAAGTCGATGTAGGTCACCTTGGGTAACGCCATGGTTACTGAGACCAGCCAAATGGCTATCACAGTGCATAATCTACGGGAGAGGTAGACAGAGTACAAGTTTATTTATTGTGCCGGAGGATCACCTCAGACCTATTCATTTAGTTCAGCCTTCAAAGTCTCAGTAGATCAAAGACCCCAAAGGATGCAACCACTGATTTGGGACACAGCTCATGTTTTGGTCCTTGTCAGGTTATGTACAATGCGTTTATCAGAcctatttagttttttttcggttacctccaccaagaaggttatgtttacTTCAGTGTTAGATTGTTAGTCTGTTAGTTAGAAACTTTACAAAATGGACAACCGGATGGATTACCAAGTGCGGTATGGGACCCATTTAAttctggtgtggatccagatcagggggcggatccaaaactttttttatcactttctgcaacattgtgagatttctTAAACAGGTATATTAAGGGGATTGATATCTATGAGTCTATGctttaaaagctgcagaaaactgCAGAGTTGGAGGATTTCTGTTCCGGTCATGTTACCTGTGACACTTTCCCATTATAGATAATCACTCCATCAATTGTTAATACAACATATtgattagagcagctttaaagtACAAGGCTGGGGCTATATTAGTTTTTTATGAtgacaaattcattaaaaaagaccaaaactgaaaatatgtcTTTCAGACTTTTTCAACTTTACCAAATAATTTTTGCTGAGGACGTAAATCTTTTTACAGAACATACTTCAAAAGGAGTACACAATGCATTTGTGGGGACTATTGTCAGCCATGGGTCAACGGATATTTTTTGTGAGGTGACTACTTTTGGTGTTTCATCAGACTTTCACAAACCCACCTCTGCTCGCCCCATGATACTCACACTTGTGTCAGACTTGCAGGCGGTCTCGTCCGCGGTGCAACAATACGATACCGCAGCACTGACAACGCTGCCAGGCTGAAGCTCTCCACTCCCACTGTGACCGAAGTCATAAACCCTAGAAGGACGCAGGTCCCGCCTCCCAGCTGCCAGTTCTGGAAACTGGCGCTCAGGAGCACACAGGGCAGGGTTAGCAAGGCGCCCAGGTCTGCCAGGCTGAGGTTGAGGAGCAGGACGGAGCTCGGCTTGGAGCGACTGCGTGGGTTCCTCACCAGCACCAGCCACAGCAAGAGGTGACCTCCGACCCCCACCAAGAGAGAGATCAGGCTGACCATGGGAAGCACCACAGTGAAGGAGATGGTGGTGTTGGTGGAGACAACGTTGAAGAGGAGGTTGACAATGGCAGGCATGGTAAAGATGAGGCTCTAGCAGTTAGCACATAAAAGACAGGGGTAAAAGACAGATTTAGAAATTGAGGACAGTTGAGATAATACAAGAAACGGGGGGAGGATATAATGcacaaggatttaaaaaaaaaaattggagtAATTCCACCAAATAGGATTGTGGATGAAGAGGGAAAGGCTAGATAAGGGAAATAAATGCGCAGGAGGTCATGTAGGGGGTAAGAGGAGATCATTTAAGAAAGAATGTGGGAAATTACAAACGAGATGAGACAGGAACGATGATGGGAAACCGAATGCATAATAGAGAAAAGGATATTTAAAGGGGAGGAGAATTACCAACAATTGTGAGAGCGAGGTAGAGAATTTAGAGAGATACGCAGAGTAATGATCATTTTGAAAACTAGATCTAATAGTCGGCTATCTACCAtgtattattcatgtttataatgtctgcctctcctcctgtgtcacCTGCATTACAGAGCTCACCAGGCCTTTCCCCGTGACTGACAGGCCTGATGATTCAGATGAGATGGTCCAGTCCCCGCTCCTTCCCTCTCAGGAGACTTCAGCAACAAACCCTCGGTTACATCAGCAGTTCGACCGCATCACGACACACACAAGACACCTCGCCTCGGCAAGCGCATGGCACAGACAGACGGGAAGGGAGCGTGTTTGTTCCCCCGGGGgataaacaacacagacacacacacacagacacgcacacacacacacagacacgcacacacacacacacacacacacacagacatgcacacacacagacacacacacacacacggggtaTTTGTGTAGAGGATAGAAGTGCAGCCTatggtaaaacatttttaaaaagcagtcaGTTGACCAGAGCGCTGCAAGTAAACAAACCACTTATCCCCATAAGTAAACACGCCACTTATTTGCTGTTGAAGCGATGACACGGCTACCTACGCATCTGACATTCGGGAAGTCTCCctgaaaaatagattttactTCAATGTCTGTGCAGAAAGTCCAACATTTGCCTTCATCCTTTAACCCCAATTGAATTTGGGATGGCTTCATGGATCGATTCAGCTTCTTGAACatcctgaagaaaacaaaccacagcCCTTTGATGgcagattaaaataaaagctctttaaAACACCCTGGGAATTTTCAAGTGAGACATGCAGACTTTGACCTAGACCATTTTTGACTTTGCCACATAAAGTAAGCATTTAGCACTTTAGGAAATCAgcttatttgtttatttcaaagtCCTAGATGAGAAAATTGATATcaaactgctgtgtgtgtgtgtattgattaTGCAGCTGgagttagcctagcttagcataaagacaagAAGCAGGCAGTAAGAGCTGATGTTGTTCTGCCTGAAATAAAAACGTTCTACCAACCCCTGTAAAACTCATTTAGAGGTGTTGGTAGGTTTAATTAATACGAATAACACAGTGTATCCTGGTTAACATAAAGAACCAGAAggacactcagtggagcacataccaCTAccaagtcccaacagtccccttatgaagcCACATATTATATTCACCAGATCtggattttgatttggatctgcatcaaattgcacacactctaaatatcagtctcctaagCATACTTGACACTTTCATCGTGACCCATGATTTATTGTTTGAGAAATCAATGGCAATGTTGAGAAACGTCCTATCTCACCCCCCTGATCCGGACCTGCACCGAAATGTAATCTGTCCATTTTGGGTCATGtctcacccctccacaaaatttctTGGAAATCAGAGGAATAGCTTTTTGAGTAATGAcgctgacaaacaaacgcaggttaaaacacaacttccttggtagaggttaaaatgtgaaatagGTCATTTGTAGGTTCCTTCTTTCTATATCCACATATAATCTTCTGTGGAATTAGCTGATTTTGACAATATTCTTTgtattaaactgtttttttccctcgGAAGGATTTCCCCCGAGTTCTGCTTGATTTAAACCAAAGTCAATTTTGATTCATCATTAAATTATGATTAGAAAGTTTATTCTTTAGATGTTGCATTGAATGCTCACCTCAACATATGTTACATGCAGCTGTTGCATACTGATAAAAGAATAATTATTTGAGCATTTAGCATATTCCAACATCCATATTTTAACATTAAGCATAAAAACGGctattaaatgataaatcacAACTGTCTTTGCAGTTACATATTTcgtggtttttgtgatccggctttttttattttaataaaactaaatttctCAGACACTCTTCTTAATTATCTTTAACTATTAGTTTCAGCCGTATCAAAGTAATTTGGAAATGATGGAGCGTAGTGGTGGGATGCATCATTACTCCCAATTTGTCAAAAATCTGATGAACTCTATCCGTGATATTGTTTGTGTGAGGGACAGATGGAcgaacaaatgaacaaacatttgTTCATTCCTTCATCCATCTGTCCCCTTCGTGCAGCAGCTCACTCAAACTTAACATCCTTGTCCAAATTTCATCTTCGGGGGTGGATGATTATGTGAGCTTTGCACAACGTAGAAAAGGTCAGCAAggcagctttgtgtgtttttttcacagtcCACTCTGGCTAATAATGTCCTGCAGTGAATAAAGGTCTTATATGAATGCGATCACAGGAGGAATTCTTTTATTGAGGGGAAAAAACTAACTAGTAGCCTCATTCCAGCCTTATTGAATTGTATTTAACACATTATAACATCCTAACAGAGCTCCATTGTATTTGTATGCATGTTGTCAATCTAGTTTCATTAGTAcaacagcagctggatgagGAGTGAAGAGCAGAAGCAGTGGAAAAGAGCTAAAAGGGAAAGACGAGACAAATGAGGAGAGACAGCCAAAAACACAAGTGATGGGAGGTACTGAGATATGAAATGAGCAGCACAAGGCTAAACTAATTGTGTTTAATTTTAGACACATTGACCTCGTGCTGAACTGATTTACTGATTTAGAAGTTGTGAGTGGCTCTGGGCTGTTTTCAGTCCAACTATTCTcactcctgagccacagcgcGGATTTATCTGTGGCATGAAAATCAATCCAGACTGAAGTttgcagaggaaaacagagagcaGAAGGAGACGTCAGAATTACGTACAACACAAATTTAATCTGGAAATACAGATGgatgacaaaaaagaaaaggctcAAATAAGTGTCTGGAGAAACATAAGGGAAGCAGATGCTTCCATGAAAGACGCTCTGGTTATTAAATGGTTTGATGGATGAACATACAGTGAATCAtatgctcttcacagtcagATTCTTGACATGCCGCCATAATCATCAAAACTCCAAATGAGAATATGAATTTATTAGAGGAATTGTATCCATT
Above is a window of Hippoglossus hippoglossus isolate fHipHip1 chromosome 17, fHipHip1.pri, whole genome shotgun sequence DNA encoding:
- the si:ch211-119o8.4 gene encoding galanin receptor type 1 — protein: MPAIVNLLFNVVSTNTTISFTVVLPMVSLISLLVGVGGHLLLWLVLVRNPRSRSKPSSVLLLNLSLADLGALLTLPCVLLSASFQNWQLGGGTCVLLGFMTSVTVGVESFSLAALSVLRYRIVAPRTRPPASLTQVLCTVIAIWLVSVTMALPKVTYIDFNGGCTWLAGQDEWLLFLVPAFLVYYVAPLLCIAINCGLIISHLHGCRGTLAADRRNKKLCGLSYGSFKFVSITWAE